ACCCTCCCTAGCTATGCGACCATTCTTGTAATGAATGGCATAGGTCATCGAATCGAATTGAATGTGGTTTATTCCAAACATAGAGGATAAGTTGAAAGGAGACTCGACAGTAAAAGTATCTACACTTCGTCGCCTATCAGCCTTTTTCATGCCTAATATTCATTGTCCGATTTACTCGTTTTAGGCTTGATCAGTGGCATCACTATTCTTCCAACTCCAGAAATGGAGGCGGTACCGCTTCCGTGAGCCAAACCCCATTCGCCGAAAGGTAAAAAAGCCCCCAGCCCGGTGCAACTGGCCCGCCTGCACGATGAGCACCACCGGCTTACCATGCCGGCGCCCGACCGATTCAGCCGTTTCAGCATCCGCGGACAGATGCACGTGCTGACGGCTGCCGCTCCGCAGTCCGTCTTTTCGAATAGAATCCAGAAACCGCGTGGCGGTGCCGTGGTAAAGTAGCTCGGGTGGGGCCACGGCGGCTAGCGCCAAATCTACAGCCACGGAATGCCCTTGATTGGCCCGTATCTTCGTACCATCGGTGGATAAGCTGAACCGTTGCTTATCATTGGTAGCTACCACGTTGTGGAGTTGTTCTAGTGTTGCTTCATGTCCACGGGCGTGTAGCGCACGAAGCAGTTCGGCTACGTCTAGCCAACCTTGGGCATCGAGTTGTAATCCGAATTCTTCCGGCTTATGCCGAAGCACGTAACTCAGCTTCTTACTCAGTTGTTGATTTTGCATAGCACGGGCGATAGATCATCTTCGCGGCTTGAAAGTACAAACACAGCACCTCACGCATTCCCCAATTCTAATGTCGCTTCCCTCCTTTCGCACTATCGACCCAGCTACCATTAAGCCCAGCGAGCTGCACCCGTTTTTGGTGGGGGCCGTGGCCCCACGCCCTGTCGCTTTTGCCAGCACCGTGGATGCGGAAGGAAACGTGAACTTAAGCCCCTACAGCTTTTTCAACTGCTTCGGCTCCAACCCGCCCATCCTGGTGTTCTCTCCAGCCAATCGGGTGCGCGACAACTCGCAGAAGCATACTCTGCAAAACGTGCGCGAGGTGGCCGAGGTCGTGATTCATATTTGCGACTACGCCATGGTCGAGCAGATGTCGCTGGCCAGCACGGAGTATGAAAAGGGCGTGAATGAATTCGTAAAAGCCGGTTTTACGCAGGTGCCGAGCCAGAAAGTGAAGCCGCCGCGCGTGGCCGAAGCGCCGGCAGCTTTCGAGTGCGTGGTAGAGCAGGTGATTGAGCTAGGACAAAACAACGGCGCCGGCAACCTAGTCGTTTGTCGAGTGGTGCTGGCGCATCTCCGGGAGGATATCCTGCTCCCAAGCGGCAGCGGCATCGACCCGTTTAAGCTCGACGCCATTGCCCGCCTCGGCGGCGACTGGTACTGCCGCGCCGCGGGCAGCAGCTTGTTTGAAGTGCCCAAGCCCAACCGCAACATGGGCATCGGCATTGACCAGTTGCCGGAGAATATCCGCAACAGCAACCTGCTAACCGGCAACAATTTGGGCCGTTTGGGCAATATAGAAGCCACTTCGCTGCCTACGGCGGCGGAAATCGAAGCCTTCCGCCACGACCCGTTGGTAGCTTACACGCTCAGCAAATACGAAAAAGCCCCCCAGGAGCAGCGTCAGCAATTGGAGCTGCTGGGGAAAAAATTACTTGAAGAAGGCCGACTAGTGGACGCGTGGAAAACGTTGCTTATTGCTCAATCAGCATAGAATCAGGTATCTATAGTGGCCGAACCATCTCAAACAATGGCAGTGGCATTAGCTCCCACTGCATTGCTTCCAGAAGCGAGTACAACGGCCCGCTAGCCAGCATTGAAATCACCAGCGGTTTTTCTGGAAAAGCAGCTTCTACGGCATGCAACAGTTCACGCGCTCGCCCTTGCCGCCGATACTCAGGCCGTACCAGCACGGTCTGCAATAGTGTACGATCAGCATCCTGGCGCAGCATCACATACCCTTTTTCATCCAGATGAAACGCCCGAGAAGGCGCAGCGACTCCCATCAGCGTCGCAGGCGCGTACATCCATGAGATATTCGGCTCACCTTCCAGCAGTACAAGTCGGGCTACTTCTGCGGGATCTATTTCCTGTAGTTCTCGGCTATCCGCTGGGGGCTTTTTGGATTGGGTACATACCGAAAGCTGAATAACTCGCGCTCATTGCGGAACCCTAGCCGCTCATAGAGGCGGCGTGCCGGCTCGTTGGCCGCGAATACTTCCAGCAGCATTGAACGGTCGCCGCGGGCGGTAGCTTCCTCAATTGCTGCTTGCAGCATCTGCCGGCCGTAGTGTTTGCCCCGGGCTTCCCGCACCAGGCCCATGGCCGCCACGCGGCTCGTCCAGCCACGCCGGGCAATAAATACCACTCCGACTAACTCTTCGCCCTGAAACCACAGCTTGCTGGCTTCGGCATCTAGATGCTCGCCCCGAAAACGCCGCTCGAAGCTAGCCGGTGTGAATACCATGGGCACCATATACTCTTCAAAAGAGCGATTCATGGCGTCGGTTACCTGGATGGGCGTAAACTCAAGCACAGGACGGGCAATGAGTTCTGCTTCAGTAGATTCCATTGGAGGGAACTGTATAGCGATGATGTATGCAATTAATAAATCTGAGCGATTTTGTGCTCAAGGCACCTACTTTTTCTGATAAATAGAACACTAGTATAGACACAAAAAAGGCCATATCGTGTTAGAAATGGCCTTTTATGCAAGCGAAATTCGTACTCTTAGTTACGCACCGCAATCATCAACCCAAGCTCTTTATAGCGCATATTGAATTTCTTCGCGATGGCCGAGTTAGTCAGGGAGCCTTTATAGATGTAGACACCCGCACGGAAATGCTCATTGGCGAACAATACTTCATTCACGCCACCATGCTGGCTGATTTCCTGGAGGATGGGCGTAAAAATGTTGCTCAATGCGCCCGTAGCGGTACGCGGCACGCGGGAGGCCACATTCGGTACGCAATAATGCACGACGTCGTATTTGCGAAAAACCGGCTTGCTGTGGCTGGTCATTTCCGAAGTCTCGAAGCAGCCGCCTTGGTCGATACTGACATCAATAATAACGGAGCCTGGCGCCATGGTAGCCACGACGCTTTCGGGCACCATAAACGGAATGCGGCCCTCTTCAACATTTAGAGCGCCAATCACCACATCGGCGCGGCGAATTTGCTGGTTCAACACGTAAGTATCCAACGTACTGGTATACAGCTGAGTACCCAAGTTTTGCTTTAGGCGGCGCAGCTTGTAGATGTGGTTATCGAACACCTTCACTTCCGCGCCCAGGCCAGTCGCGGCGCGCGCGGCATACTCAGCTACGGTACCCGCGCCCAAAATGACTACCTGTGACGGCGGCACGCCGGTAATGCCCCCAGAATAATGCCTTTGCCTTCGTTGGAGCGAGCCAGGTATTCCGCGGCGATGAGCATGACGGTAGAACCGGCAATTTCGCTCATGGCACGCACTACCGGCCTAGCACCCGATGGGTCTTTTATGAGCTCAAACGCAATAGCATTAATCTTTTTGCGGGTGAGGGAAGTGACGTAATCGCCGGTGAGCGAGCCAAATTGCAGGGCCGAAATCAAGGTTTGGCCGGCCCTCATCAGGTTAATCTCATCGGTGGTGGGCGGAGCTACTTTCAGGATAATGTCGGCCTCATACACCTCCTTTTGAGAGTAGGCGATGGTAGCACCCGCCTCCGAGAATTCATGGTCGGAGTATTTGCTGGGCTCGCCGGCCCCGCTTTCGAGCACGATTTCGTGGCCTTCATTGATAAGGTGCTTCACGGCCTCAGGAGTCAGGCCCAGGCGATTTTCCTGTAACGACGACTCGCGAGGCAAGCCAATAAAGAGCTTGCGGCGCCGCGTTTCCACCGCCAGCATCGATTCCTGCGTGAAATAGGCACGGCTCGTAGCCAGCGACTCGAATCCTGGGGGTACTGCTTCCTGCATTATGGCAAGTAAAAATGTTTACCGAAAGACGATGAAGTAAGGCGGACTGATTGAATAGAACTGACTTAAAAACAGATTGGATTTTGCTTCAATTCTGCTTTTTAACTCATCGTTTTTAATTGAAGAACGCGTGCTTCTTCGCCGGTGACCGTGAGCGTGACGAGTAGATGACGCAAGGGCAAAAGGTCGGCTACTCGGCTTGGCCATTCTATCAGGCAAAGATAGCCAGAATCGAAGTACTCAAGCGCACCCATGGCTAAAGCTTCGGCTGAATTGTCGAGCCTGTAAAAGTCGAAGTGATAGATGGGCTTATCGTGGGCGTCGCGGTATTCGTTTACCAAGGAAAAAGTGGGGCTGCTTACTTCAGCGGCCGGCACGCCCAGGTTTTCGCAAAGTGCCTTAATTAGAGTGGTTTTGCCCGCTCCCATCTCACCCTCAAATAAGATAATAGTGTGGTCGTGGAGGGCTGCTCGCAACTGCGCGGCGGCGGCCGGCAAGTGAGCGAGGGAAGAAACGGCTATTTCGGTTTCGGTAATTGCCATAGCGCAGGACGTGAGCTCTTTATTTCAAAATCTGATAAATCTGCACGTGCTCGTCTTTGTGTACGCGTGGGTTGAGCGCGTGCAACACCTGGTCGTAGGGCGAAGGAGTGATGGTGTGCTCCAGCTTCAGGCGCGGAAACAGCATGCGCAGTCGGTCAAGGCGGCGGTTGATGTCCTTCTCTCCTACCAATAGCAGGTAATTAGGCTGGCGTTGCGTCGTATTCAGCTCGCGGGTGAGCTTCTCCAGTGGCATCTCGTCGTTAAGCGCGTAGGTCATCACGAAGTTAGTCGGTAAGGGGCGCTGCTGATGGTAGCGCCGCCACACACCGCTGGAATCGGGAATGAATGCGCTGGCTTCGGCTCCCATTCGACCCAAATAAAACACGGGGGGCATTTTGGTACCATGGGGCCCAAAATCGAGCACCAAACCGCGCAAATCACTTTTTTGCGACAGATACACCATCGGCTCGACGCGGCTTTTTTTAGAATACGTTAGTGCTAAGGCCAGCGCCACAATTCCATTCAGTACCCAAAAAAACCGCCAGCTATTCGCCAGCAATCGTGGGTGACGGTGCCAGAAACCAGCGCCGGCCACATACCGTTCCCACCCTATTACGCCCAGAATGATGAGCAGCGGAAACAGCGGGAGAATAAACCGTTCCTGCTTATTTGGAAACAAAGAATGGGCGACAAAAAACAGCACTCCCCCCAGAAGAGCAACGGAGCCAGCCGCCGGGTGCGGGCGTAGCCAAACACCAGAAAGACGCTGATTGGCGGCACCAGAAAACCCAGAACCGTAAGGGCAAAGCGGTAAACGGGCCCCGTGCTATACTGGAAGGCGCCTTTCGAATTGAAAAGGAAATAAGCCACCAGCGAGTGCATGGGATAATCAAACAGAACGCCGTCGATGGTGCCCTGAACCAGTCCAACCACGCCGATGAAGCCGAGTGTGAGCCACGCAACCGCTTTCCACTGCTGCCGAAACACCAGCACTGCGCTGGCGCCCATCAGAAATAAAGCCGTGTGATAGCGAAACAGAAACGATACGCCAAATAAAGCGCCAGCCAACAGAAAGTGGCGCGCCTGTAGCCGGTCGCGGTAGCGCACCAGCACATAAAAGCCCCCAGATAAGGCGGAATGCACACCATCTCAACCAGATTGCGCACGCTCATAAAAGGCATAAACCAGAGCACCGCCAGCAACAGACCCGCCCGACGTGCGTAGGTTTCGCCTGCTAGTTGCTCAGTGATTTTATAGCCCAGATACACTGTAAGCAAAGAGTAGACCCCGTGCAGGAGGCGTACAAGAGTCATTTTGGCGTCGGGATTGGTAAAGCCGACTGCGTCGAGAAGCCAAAAAAGACCGTAGTGCAGCCCCGTATAAGTCATGCTGTGACGCGGGGGCAGGGGCTGATGCAGCCAAGTGGTAAGGCCGTATACCCAATCCTGTGCGATGCTGATTACGTCGAAATGGTCATCGTGAAAAGCGTAGCCCTTGGAGAAAAAGGCCGCCAGCACCCGCAGGCCCAGGGCCAGCAATAAGATAGTGCGCAGCGGCGGCAGATACTCTCGGTGCCCGCGAACTTGCGCAGCGGGTTGAGGAGAAAGGGTAAGCGGGTCGGGCATACAACAGACGGACGTTAGGCTGAGGCCCTGACGCGGACCGGCGGGTTGAAACGGGCGCAAGTTCAACAATTCCTATGGGCCAACAGTTAGCTTTAGCGAATTTTGGATGCGGGTTGCGGCGCTGTCGGTAACCGGTTTCAACTTTCCGGCTACCAACCGGCTGTTATATTTAACCAAAAAATGCCCCCCATGACTGTATCCAAAATGGCCGGTAGCTTGATCGGCTCTGAAATCATAAAAATCGGCAACGAGGTAAGCGAGATGATTAAGAAGGGTGCAGCCATCTGCAACCTGACCATTGGCGACTTCGACCCCGCTATTTTCCCCATTCCGGAAGAGCTGCGCGACGAGATCACGCAGGCCTATGCGGACGGGCAAACGAACTACCCGCCGGCCAATGGCGTAGCCAACCTGCGCATCGCCGCCGCCAATTTTGTGC
The window above is part of the Hymenobacter radiodurans genome. Proteins encoded here:
- the tsaE gene encoding tRNA (adenosine(37)-N6)-threonylcarbamoyltransferase complex ATPase subunit type 1 TsaE, yielding MAITETEIAVSSLAHLPAAAAQLRAALHDHTIILFEGEMGAGKTTLIKALCENLGVPAAEVSSPTFSLVNEYRDAHDKPIYHFDFYRLDNSAEALAMGALEYFDSGYLCLIEWPSRVADLLPLRHLLVTLTVTGEEARVLQLKTMS
- a CDS encoding glycosyltransferase family protein encodes the protein MPDPLTLSPQPAAQVRGHREYLPPLRTILLLALGLRVLAAFFSKGYAFHDDHFDVISIAQDWVYGLTTWLHQPLPPRHSMTYTGLHYGLFWLLDAVGFTNPDAKMTLVRLLHGVYSLLTVYLGYKITEQLAGETYARRAGLLLAVLWFMPFMSVRNLVEMVCIPPYLGAFMCWCATATGYRRATFCWLALYLAYRFCFAITRLYF
- a CDS encoding RNA 2'-phosphotransferase, producing the protein MQNQQLSKKLSYVLRHKPEEFGLQLDAQGWLDVAELLRALHARGHEATLEQLHNVVATNDKQRFSLSTDGTKIRANQGHSVAVDLALAAVAPPELLYHGTATRFLDSIRKDGLRSGSRQHVHLSADAETAESVGRRHGKPVVLIVQAGQLHRAGGFFTFRRMGFGSRKRYRLHFWSWKNSDATDQA
- a CDS encoding GNAT family N-acetyltransferase, yielding MESTEAELIARPVLEFTPIQVTDAMNRSFEEYMVPMVFTPASFERRFRGEHLDAEASKLWFQGEELVGVVFIARRGWTSRVAAMGLVREARGKHYGRQMLQAAIEEATARGDRSMLLEVFAANEPARRLYERLGFRNERELFSFRYVPNPKSPQRIAENYRK
- a CDS encoding GNAT family N-acetyltransferase; protein product: MYAPATLMGVAAPSRAFHLDEKGYVMLRQDADRTLLQTVLVRPEYRRQGRARELLHAVEAAFPEKPLVISMLASGPLYSLLEAMQWELMPLPLFEMVRPL
- a CDS encoding flavin reductase family protein produces the protein MSLPSFRTIDPATIKPSELHPFLVGAVAPRPVAFASTVDAEGNVNLSPYSFFNCFGSNPPILVFSPANRVRDNSQKHTLQNVREVAEVVIHICDYAMVEQMSLASTEYEKGVNEFVKAGFTQVPSQKVKPPRVAEAPAAFECVVEQVIELGQNNGAGNLVVCRVVLAHLREDILLPSGSGIDPFKLDAIARLGGDWYCRAAGSSLFEVPKPNRNMGIGIDQLPENIRNSNLLTGNNLGRLGNIEATSLPTAAEIEAFRHDPLVAYTLSKYEKAPQEQRQQLELLGKKLLEEGRLVDAWKTLLIAQSA